The following proteins are encoded in a genomic region of Vicia villosa cultivar HV-30 ecotype Madison, WI unplaced genomic scaffold, Vvil1.0 ctg.004630F_1_1, whole genome shotgun sequence:
- the LOC131642205 gene encoding uncharacterized protein LOC131642205: MDLFYVLAAAMETTPPTTQPSSSDVPSVGSSAAKIHIPSGDIGWKFNHLKDLNNKRKVTSCTQTPEDVKLILQEHEDKKLAAKKSMSGDVHEDDDEASHLLEISRIRAGKRPAEEGSMPAAKKNVKVPLDVSYYRKPEETLKKGNQTSLNDACDKKARSSCCKYIARFFYRNGIAFNVANSKSFKLMVESIGMYGAHLKPPSYYELRVPMLQEELKLTHEMLSSNKKEQEKYGCSIMSDGWTDTNGRTLINFLVNSPAGTMFVKSVDASANMKTGKKLFELLDSFVEEISESNVVQLVTDNGSNYVLAGKRLQISRPKIFWTPCAAHCLDLMLEDIGKIARVKKVIQKGMTLVGFIYNHSLVLNLMTEKLESELVRTGVTRFATNFLTLHRLHSLKSKIRPMFTSEEWLNLNASKEVKGKKAAAIVRQVSFWEDIVFALKAMRPLVKVLRLVDNEKKMTMGSIYHAMLEAKELIKKNFNNEAKSKEVIDIVDRRWSIQLHHPLHAAGYYLNPKYFYSNPMIENDDKLLDGLYACINKLSASDKVIDDIHGELAKYKMCTGHFGLNEAVRQRANVAPAEWWRRYGAKTPNLQLLAIKILSLTCSSSGCERNWSAFEYIHSKKRNRLEHQMLQDLVFIKYNQNLKERFDSDDLIDPVVLEDDFDTHNLWLLGGEDEAQPKPDNDMVFDGEDLSWLDVEIASGAAEPAINTRSQATLQKNAAAPPPPQPPSSSRSKPKEKEVVIVDDEFGDGEYIGEDEECEEDEEDASEEGSDDEDLDFNDS; encoded by the exons ATGGATCTGTTTTATGTTCTCGCAGCAGCCATGGAAACTACCCCTCCAACTACTCAGCCATCATCATCTGATGTTCCATCTGTCGGTTCTTCTGCTGCTAAGATCCACATACCAAGCGGTGATATTGGCTGGAAATTCAACCATTTGAAAGACTTGAATAATAAGAGGAAGGTTACAT CTTGCACTCAAACTCCGGAAGACGTTAAGTTGATTTTGCAAGAGCATGAAGATAAAAAATTGGCTGCAAAGAAATCAATGTCAGGTGACGTCcacgaagatgatgatgaggcATCGCACTTGCTAGAGATATCTAGGATTCGAGCGGGAAAAAGGCCAGCTGAAGAGGGAAGTATGCCGGCTGCCAAGAAGAATGTAAAAGTCCCCTTGGATGTGAGTTACTATCGAAAACCCGAGGAAACTTTGAAAAAAGGAAATCAAACAAGCTTGAATGATGCATGTGATAAGAAAGCAAGATCGAGTTGTTGCAAATACATAGCGCGTTTCTTTTATCGGAATGGAATTGCTTTCAATGTTGCAAATTCTAAAAGTTTCAAATTAATGGTTGAATCAATTGGTATGTATGGTGCACATTTGAAGCCTCCAAGCTACTATGAGTTGAGAGTTCCTATGCTTCAAGAAGAGTTGAAATTGACACATGAGATGTTGAGTAGTAATAAGAAAGAACAAGAAAAGTATGGTTGCTCTATAATGTCTGATGGTTGGACTGATACAAATGGAAGAACATTGATCAACTTTTTGGTGAATTCTCCGGCAGGTACAATGTTTGTTAAAAGTGTTGATGCATCTGCTAACATGAAAACTGGAAAAAAGTTGTTTGAACTTTTGGATAGCTTTGTAGaagagattagtgaaagtaatgTTGTGCAACTTGTTACCGATAATGGAAGCAACTATGTCTTGGCTGGTAAGCGTCTTCAAATATCGAGGCCAAAGATATTTTGGACTCCGTGTGCTGCTCATTGTCTAGACTTGATGCTAGAAGATATCGGAAAAATTGCAAGAGTCAAGAAGGTTATACAAAAAGGAATGACTCTCGTGGGCTTTATTTACAACCATTCTTTGGTTTTAAACTTAATGACGGAGAAACTAGAAAGTGAATTGGTTAGAACTGGAGTCACAAGGTTTGCCACAAACTTTCTTACTTTGCACAGATTGCACTCTTTAAAGTCAAAAATTAGACCCATGTTCACTTCTGAAGAATGGTTGAACTTGAATGCAAGTAAGGAGGTGAAAGGAAAGAAGGCGGCTGCTATTGTTCGTCAAGTCTCATTTTGGGAGGATATTGTGTTTGCTCTTAAAGCTATGAGGCCTCTTGTAAAAGTACTTAGGCTTGTTGACAATGAGAAGAAAATGACAATGGGAAGCATCTATCATGCAATGTTGGAAGCCAAggagttaattaaaaaaaacttcaaCAATGAGGCCAAGTCCAAAGAAGTCATTGATATTGTTGATAGAAGATGGAGTATTCAACTTCATCATCCATTACATGCAGCTGGGTATTATCTTAATCCGAAGTACTTTTATAGCAATCCAATGATTGAGAACGACGATAAGTTGTTGGATGGCCTTTATGCATGCATTAACAAGCTTTCTGCAAGTGATAAAGTTATTGATGACATCCATGGAGAATTGGCGAAATATAAGATGTGTACAGGCCACTTTGGATTGAATGAAGCGGTGAGGCAAAGAGCCAATGTAGCTCCTG CTGAGTGGTGGAGGAGGTATGGAGCAAAAACACCAAATTTGCAGCTCCTTGCTATTAAAATATTGAGTCTTACTTGTAGTTCATCGGGTTGTGAGCGGAATTGGAGTGCTTTTGAGTAT atTCACTCCAAGAAGAGAAATAGACTTGAAcatcaaatgttgcaagacttgGTTTTTATCAAGTACAATCAAAATTTGAAAGAGCGCTTTGATagcgatgatttgattgatccCGTGGTTTTGGAAGATGATTTTGATACTCATAACCTATGGTTGTTGGGAGGTGAAGATGAGGCTCAACCCAAACCTGATAATGATATGGTGTTTGATGGTGAGGATTTGTCTTGGCTAGATGTTGAAATTGCAAGTGGTGCTGCTGAGCCTGCAATCAACACTAGAAGCCAAGCAACATTGCAAAAGAATGCGGCTGCTCCTCCACCACCTCAACCACCTTCTTCATCTAGATCTAAGCCAAAAGAAAAGGAAGTGGTAATAGTAGATGATGAATTTGGTGATGGAGAATATATTGGAGAGGATGAAgagtgtgaagaggatgaagaggaTGCTAGTGAGGAAggaagtgatgatgaagacttaGATTTTAATGATTCGTGA
- the LOC131642204 gene encoding transcription termination factor MTERF4, chloroplastic-like yields MFHIRPLLHLNKLSSTPKIKCYLHLLKPHSFNFLSTTTTTTTISDSDKNSFTISYLTNNCGISPQEALKASKRINFNTPKKPNFVIAFFKTHGFSDDQIQSIICRNPQLILSNPIKTLLPKFQFLASKGASPTDIVATVTGSPHFLRSSLKRIIQTFELVRSFCPSDQKAITSIIFCPSFVCDSRMKPNPIIFCPSFVCDSRMKPNLQFLIDFGVTRSCIYRLLCSRPSVLCSNDLRKAITSIIKELGFHPSKISFGVALLAKRAITKSQWDAKVDTLKSWGYSEDAIFNAFKRNPKIMLQSADKLNAVVSFWIKQLEWDPSVLLAAPDLFSFSLEKRLVPRASVVWYLLSKGLIKKSASLYTPFNLSDVLFMKKYVSCYEEEEASRLLRLYQGKDASI; encoded by the coding sequence ATGTTTCATATCAGACCTCTTCTACACCTCAACAAACTTTCTTCAACCCCAAAAATAAAATGTTACCTTCATCTTCTCAAACCCCACTCTTTCAACTTCctctccaccaccaccaccaccaccaccatttCAGATTCAGATAAAAATTCTTTCACCATATCCTACCTCACTAACAATTGTGGTATATCTCCACAAGAAGCTCTCAAAGCATCAAAACGCATCAATTTCAACACCCCCAAAAAACCCAATTTCGTCATCGCCTTCTTCAAAACCCACGGTTTCTCCGATGACCAGATACAATCCATTATATGCAGGAATCCTCAGCTCATCCTCTCCAACCCCATCAAAACTCTTCTCCCAAAGTTTCAATTTTTAGCCTCCAAAGGCGCTTCTCCCACCGACATAGTCGCCACTGTCACCGGAAGCCCCCATTTCCTAAGATCAAGCCTCAAACGCATTATTCAAACTTTTGAATTAGTAAGAAGTTTCTGTCCGTCTGATCAAAAAGCTATTACTTCGATCATTTTCTGTCCATCTTTCGTTTGTGATAGTCGCATGAAACCAAATCCGATCATTTTCTGTCCATCTTTCGTTTGTGATAGTCGCATGAAACCAAATCTtcaatttttaattgatttcGGTGTAACCCGTTCTTGTATTTACCGTTTGCTTTGTTCTAGACCTTCTGTACTATGTTCTAATGATTTGAGAAAAGCCATTACTTCAATCATTAAGGAATTAGGGTTTCACCCTTCCAAAATCAGTTTTGGTGTTGCATTATTAGCCAAAAGGGCTATCACCAAATCCCAATGGGATGCCAAAGTTGATACCTTGAAGAGCTGGGGTTATTCTGAAGATGCAATTTTTAATGCATTTAAAAGGAACCCTAAGATTATGTTACAGTCTGCGGATAAACTCAACGCGGTCGTGAGTTTTTGGATCAAACAGCTTGAATGGGATCCTTCAGTGCTCTTGGCAGCACCAGATCTATTCAGTTTTAGTCTAGAGAAAAGGCTTGTTCCAAGGGCTTCAGTTGTGTGGTATCTGTTATCCAAAGGTTTGATAAAAAAGAGTGCTAGCTTGTATACACCGTTTAATTTGTCTGATGTGTTGTTCATGAAAAAATATGTGAGTTGTTATGAGGAAGAAGAAGCCTCTAGGCTATTAAGGCTATATCAGGGGAAGGATGCTAGCATATAG
- the LOC131642201 gene encoding uncharacterized protein LOC131642201: MFLHHRLRTLVYSPTPKCHLLQRFHHSFNSFSTATSDSSQQPFTVSYLTNNLGLSPQDALKASKRLRFTTPEKPNSVLTFFKTHGFSNHQIQSIILKAPALLSSNPTKTILPKFQFLASKGASPSDIAATVTRSPHFLGSSLKRIIPSFELVRSFCPSDQKAITSIIFCPSSISDIRMKPNLQFLLDSGVTPSSIYRLLCSRPSVICSTDLRKAVEEIKELGFDPSKYNFCVALLAKKAISKSQWDAKVDALKSWGCSQDVIFDAFKRQPNFMLRSPDKLNAVMRFWVEELGWDPSLLLAAPDLFGFSIKKRFIPRASVVRYLLSNGLMKKDASLVTPFYPSDELFLQRYVKRFEDEASSLLKLYQG, encoded by the coding sequence ATGTTTCTTCATCACCGTCTCAGAACTCTGGTCTACTCCCCAACCCCAAAATGTCACCTTCTTCAGAGATTCCACCActctttcaattccttctccACCGCCACTTCAGATTCATCTCAACAACCCTTCACAGTCTCCTACCTCACCAACAATCTCGGTTTATCTCCACAAGACGCTCTCAAAGCATCCAAACGACTCCGTTTCACAACCCCCGAAAAACCCAACTCCGTCCTCACCTTCTTCAAAACCCACGGTTTCTCCAATCACCAGATACAGTCCATCATCCTCAAGGCCCCTGCACTCTTATCATCCAACCCCACCAAAACCATTCTCCCAAAGTTCCAATTTTTAGCCTCCAAAGGCGCTTCCCCCTCTGACATAGCCGCCACCGTCACCAGAAGCCCCCATTTCCTCGGCTCAAGCCTGAAACGTATTATCCCTTCTTTTGAATTGGTAAGAAGTTTCTGTCCCTCTGATCAAAAAGCTATTACTTCAATCATATTTTGTCCCTCTTCCATTTCTGATATCCGAATGAAACCAAATCTTCAATTTTTACTCGATTCCGGTGTCACTCCTTCCAGCATTTACCGTTTGCTTTGTTCTAGACCTTCTGTAATTTGTTCTACTGATTTGAGAAAGGCTGTGGAGGAGATTaaggaattagggtttgatcCTTCCAAATACAATTTTTGTGTGGCATTACTTGCTAAGAAGGCTATCTCTAAATCCCAATGGGATGCTAAAGTTGATGCCTTGAAGAGTTGGGGTTGTTCTCAAGATGTGATTTTTGATGCCTTTAAAAGACAGCCTAACTTTATGCTACGGTCGCCGGACAAGCTCAACGCGGTGATGCGGTTTTGGGTCGAGGAGCTTGGTTGGGATCCTTCATTGCTACTGGCAGCACCGGATCTTTTTGGATTTAGTATAAAGAAAAGGTTTATTCCGAGGGCTTCTGTTGTTAGGTATCTACTTTCCAATggtttgatgaagaaggatgctAGCTTAGTAACGCCGTTTTATCCGTCCGATGAGTTGTTCCTGCAAAGGTATGTGAAACGGTTTGAGGATGAAGCATCTAGCCTTTTAAAGCTATATCAAGGGTAG